In the genome of Chelonia mydas isolate rCheMyd1 chromosome 26, rCheMyd1.pri.v2, whole genome shotgun sequence, one region contains:
- the LOC102943585 gene encoding tumor necrosis factor receptor superfamily member 10A isoform X3, which produces MSPGLASMSGSLLLLLCLLAHGAKSASVSLAQDPEGPQLIPIALSRSTEDSEFYKHEDHLCRKCPAGFHVEEHCVTSNTSGKCSRCKEGAEFTEYPNALSKCLTCRVCRKDEVQLSQCNSSKNTQCTCKNGTFCSPDHPCEICQRCRLRCPEGEVQVSSCMPQSDIQCAHPTGPPPAAGGIAGWTAVGIVAPLLILMILLAVLLWCFYSRNSSSGGDPRKKSASFKVRFSLTKAHILSPLRNCARGRLGTQDNIRNQQLDQESQHGLLAVSGRKEAVRKDSQCEATALSAAASAPKQERNPASQMASGRRKLVPGRGKDPIETLRCSFDTFTQEVPFKDWRRFGRALLLSENEIEIAERSDKYSQEPHYQMLCTWLNKAGIGASVNHLLETLDKIDLRGVADIICSKLIGLYEEEELN; this is translated from the exons CACGGAGCCAAGTCAGCAAGTGTCTCGCTGGCCCAGGATCCAGAGGGGCCCCAGTTGATCCCCATAGCTTTGAGTCGCAGCACGGAGGACTCTGAGTTCTACAAACACGAAGATCATCTTTGCAGAAAGTGCCCGGCAG gTTTCCATGTTGAAGAGCACTGTGTTACCTCAAACACTAGCGGGAAGTGCTCTCGGTGTAAAGAAGGAGCTGAGTTCACAGAGTACCCCAATGCGCTTTCCAAGTGCCTGACTTGTCGTGTCTGCAGAAAAG ATGAGGTGCAGCTGAGTCAGTGCAACAGCAGCAAGAACACACAGTGTACTTGCAAGAATGGTACCTTCTGCTCTCCAGACCATCCCTGTGAAATATGTCAGAGGTGCAGACTCAG GTGTCCTGAAGGAGAAGTGCAGGTCAGTTCCTGCATGCCGCAAAGTGACATCCAGTGTGCGCATCCCACAGGCCCCCCTCCTGCGGCAG GTGGCATTGCAGGCTGGACAGCAGTTGGGATTGTAGCACCACTCCTCATATTAATGATCCTGCTTGCAGTCTTGCTGTGGTGTTTTTACAGCCGCAACTCGTCTTCTGGAG GTGATCCTAGAAAGAAATCAGCCAGCTTCAAGGTGAGG ttttcctTAACGAAGGCTCACATCCTATCACCACTGCGGAACTGCGCTCGAGGGAGGCTGGGAACTCAGGACAACATACGGAATCAGCAGTTAGATCAGGAATCCCAGCATGGGTTGCTGGCTGTGTCAGGCCGCAAAGAAGCTGTAAGGAAGGATAGCCAATGTGAGGCTACGGCTctgtctgcagcagccagtgccccCAAGCAGGAG AGAAACCCAGCATCTCAAATGGCGAGCGGGAGGAGGAAACTGGTTCCAGGGAGAGGAAAGGATCCAATAGAGA CTTTGCGGTGCTCCTTCGACACCTTCACTCAAGAAGTGCCCTTCAAGGACTGGAGACGGTTTGGGAGAGCCCTCCTCCTCTCGGAAAACGAGATTGAGATTGCGGAGAGGAGCGACAAGTACTCACAGGAGCCACATTACCAGATGTTATGCACCTGGCTGAACAAAGCCGGCATAGGGGCCTCTGTCAACCACCTACTGGAGACACTAGACAAGATTGATCTCAGGGGCGTCGCAGACATTATCTGCTCCAAGCTTATTGGCCTTTACGAGGAAGAAGAATTAAATTGA
- the LOC102943585 gene encoding tumor necrosis factor receptor superfamily member 10A isoform X1, whose translation MSPGLASMSGSLLLLLCLLAHGAKSASVSLAQDPEGPQLIPIALSRSTEDSEFYKHEDHLCRKCPAGFHVEEHCVTSNTSGKCSRCKEGAEFTEYPNALSKCLTCRVCRKDEVQLSQCNSSKNTQCTCKNGTFCSPDHPCEICQRCRLRCPEGEVQVSSCMPQSDIQCAHPTGPPPAAGGIAGWTAVGIVAPLLILMILLAVLLWCFYSRNSSSGGDPRKKSASFKVRFSLTKAHILSPLRNCARGRLGTQDNIRNQQLDQESQHGLLAVSGRKEAVRKDSQCEATALSAAASAPKQEVLQRNPASQMASGRRKLVPGRGKDPIETLRCSFDTFTQEVPFKDWRRFGRALLLSENEIEIAERSDKYSQEPHYQMLCTWLNKAGIGASVNHLLETLDKIDLRGVADIICSKLIGLYEEEELN comes from the exons CACGGAGCCAAGTCAGCAAGTGTCTCGCTGGCCCAGGATCCAGAGGGGCCCCAGTTGATCCCCATAGCTTTGAGTCGCAGCACGGAGGACTCTGAGTTCTACAAACACGAAGATCATCTTTGCAGAAAGTGCCCGGCAG gTTTCCATGTTGAAGAGCACTGTGTTACCTCAAACACTAGCGGGAAGTGCTCTCGGTGTAAAGAAGGAGCTGAGTTCACAGAGTACCCCAATGCGCTTTCCAAGTGCCTGACTTGTCGTGTCTGCAGAAAAG ATGAGGTGCAGCTGAGTCAGTGCAACAGCAGCAAGAACACACAGTGTACTTGCAAGAATGGTACCTTCTGCTCTCCAGACCATCCCTGTGAAATATGTCAGAGGTGCAGACTCAG GTGTCCTGAAGGAGAAGTGCAGGTCAGTTCCTGCATGCCGCAAAGTGACATCCAGTGTGCGCATCCCACAGGCCCCCCTCCTGCGGCAG GTGGCATTGCAGGCTGGACAGCAGTTGGGATTGTAGCACCACTCCTCATATTAATGATCCTGCTTGCAGTCTTGCTGTGGTGTTTTTACAGCCGCAACTCGTCTTCTGGAG GTGATCCTAGAAAGAAATCAGCCAGCTTCAAGGTGAGG ttttcctTAACGAAGGCTCACATCCTATCACCACTGCGGAACTGCGCTCGAGGGAGGCTGGGAACTCAGGACAACATACGGAATCAGCAGTTAGATCAGGAATCCCAGCATGGGTTGCTGGCTGTGTCAGGCCGCAAAGAAGCTGTAAGGAAGGATAGCCAATGTGAGGCTACGGCTctgtctgcagcagccagtgccccCAAGCAGGAG GTGTTGCAGAGAAACCCAGCATCTCAAATGGCGAGCGGGAGGAGGAAACTGGTTCCAGGGAGAGGAAAGGATCCAATAGAGA CTTTGCGGTGCTCCTTCGACACCTTCACTCAAGAAGTGCCCTTCAAGGACTGGAGACGGTTTGGGAGAGCCCTCCTCCTCTCGGAAAACGAGATTGAGATTGCGGAGAGGAGCGACAAGTACTCACAGGAGCCACATTACCAGATGTTATGCACCTGGCTGAACAAAGCCGGCATAGGGGCCTCTGTCAACCACCTACTGGAGACACTAGACAAGATTGATCTCAGGGGCGTCGCAGACATTATCTGCTCCAAGCTTATTGGCCTTTACGAGGAAGAAGAATTAAATTGA
- the LOC102943585 gene encoding tumor necrosis factor receptor superfamily member 10A isoform X5, with product MSPGLASMSGSLLLLLCLLAHGAKSASVSLAQDPEGPQLIPIALSRSTEDSEFYKHEDHLCRKCPAGFHVEEHCVTSNTSGKCSRCKEGAEFTEYPNALSKCLTCRVCRKDEVQLSQCNSSKNTQCTCKNGTFCSPDHPCEICQRCRLRCPEGEVQVSSCMPQSDIQCAHPTGPPPAAGGIAGWTAVGIVAPLLILMILLAVLLWCFYSRNSSSGGDPRKKSASFKVRFSLTKAHILSPLRNCARGRLGTQDNIRNQQLDQESQHGLLAVSGRKEAVRKDSQCEATALSAAASAPKQEVLQRNPASQMASGRRKLVPGRGKDPIENVPKRELLCIADFTAWVHLEGVAASPLFCKRLSAPWG from the exons CACGGAGCCAAGTCAGCAAGTGTCTCGCTGGCCCAGGATCCAGAGGGGCCCCAGTTGATCCCCATAGCTTTGAGTCGCAGCACGGAGGACTCTGAGTTCTACAAACACGAAGATCATCTTTGCAGAAAGTGCCCGGCAG gTTTCCATGTTGAAGAGCACTGTGTTACCTCAAACACTAGCGGGAAGTGCTCTCGGTGTAAAGAAGGAGCTGAGTTCACAGAGTACCCCAATGCGCTTTCCAAGTGCCTGACTTGTCGTGTCTGCAGAAAAG ATGAGGTGCAGCTGAGTCAGTGCAACAGCAGCAAGAACACACAGTGTACTTGCAAGAATGGTACCTTCTGCTCTCCAGACCATCCCTGTGAAATATGTCAGAGGTGCAGACTCAG GTGTCCTGAAGGAGAAGTGCAGGTCAGTTCCTGCATGCCGCAAAGTGACATCCAGTGTGCGCATCCCACAGGCCCCCCTCCTGCGGCAG GTGGCATTGCAGGCTGGACAGCAGTTGGGATTGTAGCACCACTCCTCATATTAATGATCCTGCTTGCAGTCTTGCTGTGGTGTTTTTACAGCCGCAACTCGTCTTCTGGAG GTGATCCTAGAAAGAAATCAGCCAGCTTCAAGGTGAGG ttttcctTAACGAAGGCTCACATCCTATCACCACTGCGGAACTGCGCTCGAGGGAGGCTGGGAACTCAGGACAACATACGGAATCAGCAGTTAGATCAGGAATCCCAGCATGGGTTGCTGGCTGTGTCAGGCCGCAAAGAAGCTGTAAGGAAGGATAGCCAATGTGAGGCTACGGCTctgtctgcagcagccagtgccccCAAGCAGGAG GTGTTGCAGAGAAACCCAGCATCTCAAATGGCGAGCGGGAGGAGGAAACTGGTTCCAGGGAGAGGAAAGGATCCAATAGAGA ACGTGCCCAAAAGAGAATTGCTCTGTATTGCCGATTTCACAGCATGGGTCCATCTGGAGGGAGTTGCTGCCTCGCCTCTCTTCTGCAAGCGGTTATCCGCTCCCTG GGGCTGA
- the LOC102943585 gene encoding tumor necrosis factor receptor superfamily member 10A isoform X6, with protein MSPGLASMSGSLLLLLCLLAHGAKSASVSLAQDPEGPQLIPIALSRSTEDSEFYKHEDHLCRKCPAGFHVEEHCVTSNTSGKCSRCKEGAEFTEYPNALSKCLTCRVCRKDEVQLSQCNSSKNTQCTCKNGTFCSPDHPCEICQRCRLRCPEGEVQVSSCMPQSDIQCAHPTGPPPAAGGIAGWTAVGIVAPLLILMILLAVLLWCFYSRNSSSGGDPRKKSASFKVRFSLTKAHILSPLRNCARGRLGTQDNIRNQQLDQESQHGLLAVSGRKEAVRKDSQCEATALSAAASAPKQERNPASQMASGRRKLVPGRGKDPIENVPKRELLCIADFTAWVHLEGVAASPLFCKRLSAPWG; from the exons CACGGAGCCAAGTCAGCAAGTGTCTCGCTGGCCCAGGATCCAGAGGGGCCCCAGTTGATCCCCATAGCTTTGAGTCGCAGCACGGAGGACTCTGAGTTCTACAAACACGAAGATCATCTTTGCAGAAAGTGCCCGGCAG gTTTCCATGTTGAAGAGCACTGTGTTACCTCAAACACTAGCGGGAAGTGCTCTCGGTGTAAAGAAGGAGCTGAGTTCACAGAGTACCCCAATGCGCTTTCCAAGTGCCTGACTTGTCGTGTCTGCAGAAAAG ATGAGGTGCAGCTGAGTCAGTGCAACAGCAGCAAGAACACACAGTGTACTTGCAAGAATGGTACCTTCTGCTCTCCAGACCATCCCTGTGAAATATGTCAGAGGTGCAGACTCAG GTGTCCTGAAGGAGAAGTGCAGGTCAGTTCCTGCATGCCGCAAAGTGACATCCAGTGTGCGCATCCCACAGGCCCCCCTCCTGCGGCAG GTGGCATTGCAGGCTGGACAGCAGTTGGGATTGTAGCACCACTCCTCATATTAATGATCCTGCTTGCAGTCTTGCTGTGGTGTTTTTACAGCCGCAACTCGTCTTCTGGAG GTGATCCTAGAAAGAAATCAGCCAGCTTCAAGGTGAGG ttttcctTAACGAAGGCTCACATCCTATCACCACTGCGGAACTGCGCTCGAGGGAGGCTGGGAACTCAGGACAACATACGGAATCAGCAGTTAGATCAGGAATCCCAGCATGGGTTGCTGGCTGTGTCAGGCCGCAAAGAAGCTGTAAGGAAGGATAGCCAATGTGAGGCTACGGCTctgtctgcagcagccagtgccccCAAGCAGGAG AGAAACCCAGCATCTCAAATGGCGAGCGGGAGGAGGAAACTGGTTCCAGGGAGAGGAAAGGATCCAATAGAGA ACGTGCCCAAAAGAGAATTGCTCTGTATTGCCGATTTCACAGCATGGGTCCATCTGGAGGGAGTTGCTGCCTCGCCTCTCTTCTGCAAGCGGTTATCCGCTCCCTG GGGCTGA
- the LOC102943585 gene encoding tumor necrosis factor receptor superfamily member 10A isoform X2 produces MSPGLASMSGSLLLLLCLLAHGAKSASVSLAQDPEGPQLIPIALSRSTEDSEFYKHEDHLCRKCPAGFHVEEHCVTSNTSGKCSRCKEGAEFTEYPNALSKCLTCRVCRKDEVQLSQCNSSKNTQCTCKNGTFCSPDHPCEICQRCRLRCPEGEVQVSSCMPQSDIQCAHPTGPPPAAGGIAGWTAVGIVAPLLILMILLAVLLWCFYSRNSSSGGDPRKKSASFKFSLTKAHILSPLRNCARGRLGTQDNIRNQQLDQESQHGLLAVSGRKEAVRKDSQCEATALSAAASAPKQEVLQRNPASQMASGRRKLVPGRGKDPIETLRCSFDTFTQEVPFKDWRRFGRALLLSENEIEIAERSDKYSQEPHYQMLCTWLNKAGIGASVNHLLETLDKIDLRGVADIICSKLIGLYEEEELN; encoded by the exons CACGGAGCCAAGTCAGCAAGTGTCTCGCTGGCCCAGGATCCAGAGGGGCCCCAGTTGATCCCCATAGCTTTGAGTCGCAGCACGGAGGACTCTGAGTTCTACAAACACGAAGATCATCTTTGCAGAAAGTGCCCGGCAG gTTTCCATGTTGAAGAGCACTGTGTTACCTCAAACACTAGCGGGAAGTGCTCTCGGTGTAAAGAAGGAGCTGAGTTCACAGAGTACCCCAATGCGCTTTCCAAGTGCCTGACTTGTCGTGTCTGCAGAAAAG ATGAGGTGCAGCTGAGTCAGTGCAACAGCAGCAAGAACACACAGTGTACTTGCAAGAATGGTACCTTCTGCTCTCCAGACCATCCCTGTGAAATATGTCAGAGGTGCAGACTCAG GTGTCCTGAAGGAGAAGTGCAGGTCAGTTCCTGCATGCCGCAAAGTGACATCCAGTGTGCGCATCCCACAGGCCCCCCTCCTGCGGCAG GTGGCATTGCAGGCTGGACAGCAGTTGGGATTGTAGCACCACTCCTCATATTAATGATCCTGCTTGCAGTCTTGCTGTGGTGTTTTTACAGCCGCAACTCGTCTTCTGGAG GTGATCCTAGAAAGAAATCAGCCAGCTTCAAG ttttcctTAACGAAGGCTCACATCCTATCACCACTGCGGAACTGCGCTCGAGGGAGGCTGGGAACTCAGGACAACATACGGAATCAGCAGTTAGATCAGGAATCCCAGCATGGGTTGCTGGCTGTGTCAGGCCGCAAAGAAGCTGTAAGGAAGGATAGCCAATGTGAGGCTACGGCTctgtctgcagcagccagtgccccCAAGCAGGAG GTGTTGCAGAGAAACCCAGCATCTCAAATGGCGAGCGGGAGGAGGAAACTGGTTCCAGGGAGAGGAAAGGATCCAATAGAGA CTTTGCGGTGCTCCTTCGACACCTTCACTCAAGAAGTGCCCTTCAAGGACTGGAGACGGTTTGGGAGAGCCCTCCTCCTCTCGGAAAACGAGATTGAGATTGCGGAGAGGAGCGACAAGTACTCACAGGAGCCACATTACCAGATGTTATGCACCTGGCTGAACAAAGCCGGCATAGGGGCCTCTGTCAACCACCTACTGGAGACACTAGACAAGATTGATCTCAGGGGCGTCGCAGACATTATCTGCTCCAAGCTTATTGGCCTTTACGAGGAAGAAGAATTAAATTGA
- the LOC102943585 gene encoding tumor necrosis factor receptor superfamily member 10A isoform X4: MSPGLASMSGSLLLLLCLLAHGAKSASVSLAQDPEGPQLIPIALSRSTEDSEFYKHEDHLCRKCPAGFHVEEHCVTSNTSGKCSRCKEGAEFTEYPNALSKCLTCRVCRKDEVQLSQCNSSKNTQCTCKNGTFCSPDHPCEICQRCRLRCPEGEVQVSSCMPQSDIQCAHPTGPPPAAGGIAGWTAVGIVAPLLILMILLAVLLWCFYSRNSSSGGDPRKKSASFKFSLTKAHILSPLRNCARGRLGTQDNIRNQQLDQESQHGLLAVSGRKEAVRKDSQCEATALSAAASAPKQERNPASQMASGRRKLVPGRGKDPIETLRCSFDTFTQEVPFKDWRRFGRALLLSENEIEIAERSDKYSQEPHYQMLCTWLNKAGIGASVNHLLETLDKIDLRGVADIICSKLIGLYEEEELN; the protein is encoded by the exons CACGGAGCCAAGTCAGCAAGTGTCTCGCTGGCCCAGGATCCAGAGGGGCCCCAGTTGATCCCCATAGCTTTGAGTCGCAGCACGGAGGACTCTGAGTTCTACAAACACGAAGATCATCTTTGCAGAAAGTGCCCGGCAG gTTTCCATGTTGAAGAGCACTGTGTTACCTCAAACACTAGCGGGAAGTGCTCTCGGTGTAAAGAAGGAGCTGAGTTCACAGAGTACCCCAATGCGCTTTCCAAGTGCCTGACTTGTCGTGTCTGCAGAAAAG ATGAGGTGCAGCTGAGTCAGTGCAACAGCAGCAAGAACACACAGTGTACTTGCAAGAATGGTACCTTCTGCTCTCCAGACCATCCCTGTGAAATATGTCAGAGGTGCAGACTCAG GTGTCCTGAAGGAGAAGTGCAGGTCAGTTCCTGCATGCCGCAAAGTGACATCCAGTGTGCGCATCCCACAGGCCCCCCTCCTGCGGCAG GTGGCATTGCAGGCTGGACAGCAGTTGGGATTGTAGCACCACTCCTCATATTAATGATCCTGCTTGCAGTCTTGCTGTGGTGTTTTTACAGCCGCAACTCGTCTTCTGGAG GTGATCCTAGAAAGAAATCAGCCAGCTTCAAG ttttcctTAACGAAGGCTCACATCCTATCACCACTGCGGAACTGCGCTCGAGGGAGGCTGGGAACTCAGGACAACATACGGAATCAGCAGTTAGATCAGGAATCCCAGCATGGGTTGCTGGCTGTGTCAGGCCGCAAAGAAGCTGTAAGGAAGGATAGCCAATGTGAGGCTACGGCTctgtctgcagcagccagtgccccCAAGCAGGAG AGAAACCCAGCATCTCAAATGGCGAGCGGGAGGAGGAAACTGGTTCCAGGGAGAGGAAAGGATCCAATAGAGA CTTTGCGGTGCTCCTTCGACACCTTCACTCAAGAAGTGCCCTTCAAGGACTGGAGACGGTTTGGGAGAGCCCTCCTCCTCTCGGAAAACGAGATTGAGATTGCGGAGAGGAGCGACAAGTACTCACAGGAGCCACATTACCAGATGTTATGCACCTGGCTGAACAAAGCCGGCATAGGGGCCTCTGTCAACCACCTACTGGAGACACTAGACAAGATTGATCTCAGGGGCGTCGCAGACATTATCTGCTCCAAGCTTATTGGCCTTTACGAGGAAGAAGAATTAAATTGA